The sequence below is a genomic window from Cicer arietinum cultivar CDC Frontier isolate Library 1 chromosome 6, Cicar.CDCFrontier_v2.0, whole genome shotgun sequence.
AAGAAGGCCAAAGAGATGCTGGTCATCTCTGTTGCCTAGATTATaagctatatatatatttcacctCAGCAAAAAAGCAAAAAAGTTGATGTGTACGcctcttttaaaaaattcttgtgATTTTATGTTTCACTTTCATTTTcctttatttagtttttaaataatttttctcttttttaatctctcttattcataattttttaatggcTTCCTCCAATAGTTTCTTCTTTCCTCTTGTGTACGCCTGAATCAATCTCTGCTTCTATTTGTCCCTCTGCGGTAACTCTTCGAAATcgccgactctactccaaagatacTCAAACCGACTCTGCTCCAAAGATACCCCAAAAGAGGTATAAgtttgatcgttgcaacaaaaaatttatttttctttgtccATTTCTGATTTTGCTGCTTCTCAGATTCTGTCCGTCATAAATTCAATTAGGTTCTATGCaatctttgaaatcaatttgACTCATAGTGACTTAATGCTATAACAAGGTATATTTATACatcaacatttttttcttcactctCTCGTTGTCTAATGCTATAACAAGGTATATTTATacatcaacattttttttttcactctcTTGTTGTCACCTCATACTAATTCTTCCGCATATGTAAATGTTGGTtggtatgacctcgaaataatcggaatgtatcagttctttaagaaattaaatcaatttcatacacacagcggaattaaattgcggcatacaagattagcaattgcaagtagatggataagagattaaccaagatgcatgcaagtcaaattatcagtttaaacaatattacctaacacaaaatatgtttaacatgcatctaatattaatcacacatacaaatattgcaagatagaaaattaaaggagttaagggttagagaagattgcaccaagaatttatcctggttcagttgtcaacgagacaacctacatccagtcctgacaatccaatcggatttcagattttcttctccaatagaaagaatcaattacagattgtccagtttcatccccgaaacctatctatcttaatgatctctttcctattgatcaccctctgatccttgcagacactcagcagtctaacacagaatcaaagtacgactctttcttgttgagctctctcacccaagaaagtagccaccagtttcaagctggctttctcgctttcgttccttttcaaagtattattacaaactgaataaaggaagaacaaaaagaagtcttcaatcttgatcaatgtgacttctcacgaatctggatattcaaggattgttcatgagaactttgtcttttctctcaagattacttttccagctctctcatTGATTGTTGATATAATCTTTTTGGCTGTGATCTAAAAAACAATCTCAGtgtgttaacaatgtgttgttttttcagtgattatgttaagacttatatgcatcgatttcgtaatcgattgcaactgttatgttcaaagtaaaacacataccaatcgatttcgtaatcgatttatttagtcttcataatcgattaacaaatactcagaatcgatttggccacaagctcagagttcactgtgatttcaaaaagttctttcaatcgattttccaatcgattgtgtttaagtcattgactcagctattttgatgttaatcgacgtgccaatcgatttgtatgtatttgcctgaaaaatTCTTACCTggcgtttagttcaatcgattgcccaatagattgcaaccaaacttaacttgattgaaatttcacacaatagattgtccaatcgattgtgtttgtcatagggaaagttattttgcaaattgtatttaagcaatcgattaccctcaaaactggggtgtcactgtgacttgtacaatcgattttccaatcgatttatttcaatcaggtttactttgtgaaatgtataatcgatttgtcaatcgattagcctgtaaaacagggtgccactgacttgtgcagttttcatttctaatttagtcagtcgattgcccaatcgattataccatcacaaacagttgtgtttccttacacccttgttatgaaatcgatttcccaatcgatttactcaatcaaaaatcaacttttgttgatttcttgtgttccaagcaatatgttccaagtgtgtaggattggattgttgttcctgaaatcttgctcaattcaaatattagatttatcatatgatgtatgaacattgtatgtttgttaattatgtcaaaatttggattcaaaggactaaagtccaacagtaAACATTTTTCACCTCAACCAAAAAGCACATGTGTACGTCTTCATAGAGAGTTTCGTTCTCTAAATagatttttctctcttttaatctctttaatccctaatttttttgtcttattttgacaaaattttaaatcagatatattataattttaatttacaaacattcaaactatttttaatattaatagaataatcataatcattaacattttggtttcaaaaccgaaatccaaaatttataataatttggttacaaaatattaattgtcaaacaatataagtatacatcaaatacaaataattgtaaatgaattactttaatttcatgtcaattaccactataaaataataaatttaatctattatatatatttaaaacagactcctgCCACCTCACGATATTTCTTCAAGTAGCAAATATTTCTCACCTCAGCCAAAAAATTGATGTGTACATCTTCATAGAGAGTTTCCTCTATTCAATTTCTAGCTTTTTTTCACAAATTCTATAAACCATAACTATCTTATACTATCtcctatttaaatattattttataatgtctactcaaaattttataaattaatttcacattattatttcataacgtttGTTCAACATCTTTCACATTAATtccacattattttaaaaaatcaatatgaagtTTTATGTCTCAATTGTCATATGATTATTGATATAgtagttatatcaataatatatattcaattttatcaatataatttataaaagagaagtaccaacaataatatatatgtagctttatattaataatatatattcaattttatcaatctaGTTTATAGAACAGAAGTAcccaatataatatatatttagcttTATATGAGTGTTATTATTGTGTCTTCGAGAGAAAATTGTTTTGACGTATATTATTCTACTTCTTCAAACAATCTCTACAATTAGTGGCTTGCAacccaattattttcaaagaagtagatatagttggaaaattcttattatattattattattattattattattattattattattattattattgttgttgttattatttagtatctaatattatgtataattattaatgtgtcatgagttacaaattaaagtacaatcaatatatgattttctacatacaaaactaaaatggactaacCAATCATTCTGATCTGTTTTAATTGATCTCATCTACGACATGAAAATATATTGACTACtcaaaagacaaagaagattgTTCATATTCAGCTTTATATGAGTGTTATTATTGTGTCTTCGGGAGAAAACTATTTACAATTTAtagataaaagaataatatttaatatttaaattaaaaaagtatttgcTGTTTTTTTACGGAGATGTTTTATgctgttaattttttaaaaaatactaccAATTTGAAGTTTCTACATCTATTTTACTTCTACTCAACCGTACATATGAGTTGTTTGTGAAAATTCTCAAGTCATGATGTATAGAAGTTTCATACTCAAAATATTGGAATTTAGATTTGTCATTTCTTTGACAAAATTAGAATGAAATGAATACCAAAtgtcaaaatcatttttatattttttttaaaatattttgaaaaaaaaattaaatttgacaaTACAATAAAAGAGCATGACTAATTTGATTTTGCGGtagataattacatatattaatatttattaaaacacttttaatatttttaacactaaatacaatttataaattttgtttgtagGATAATAATCACTAGGGACttttaatactaaatatatgaattagttGCAATTACGCTCTACAAAATGTTTTACATATTCTCAAATGTGTGTTTGTCaattcatatataataattacccaTTCACAATACTACTAATATGTTAAAGTCTATATATCCCGTGCAACGCGCAAGTTATAttctagtttaattaatttcagtaaaattgactaaaatttaaagagacattactttgtccatcatttataaatatttataggctaaattacatccgtggtcctttaacttaatttcaggtaacgttgtagtcctttatctttttttttttccaacttggtcttttattttaattttaagtgacaatttgatattttatgttttaaaatttcaacaatgatatccttttttatacaaaaattcaaaaaaacattcaatcaaaactcataaaattaattatattcttcaatataatataaatttcatcaaattcggaacgcaaatcttcaaataaactcatattttcatactttatttgatatttttatgaataaaggACTCAATCgggaaaacaaaaaatataaaggactaaaacgttacctgaaattaagttaagggaccacggatgtaatttagccatatatatatatattcaaagtagaaaatcaaatacaaatatatttttgttctctttgcaaaacaaattcatatagACTATACTTTTCTTGAACATGTTAAGTTTTAGTTCGCATATGTATTGTCTACACTATATAAAGTGAGAATGAACCAATCTCTTTAGACATCATTTTATTGGATGAAAAGGTATACAATCACAATGATTGAATATTGTTATTTGCATTCAATTTCGTGTGGATGTATATATCAACtttgttttcatattttattttattgaaaatcaagtatattCAAAGCTTTTTGaatgatcaactttaaaattatttgactttAATTCACATAAAACACATTTGCATGCAACAAAGAAATAACTTctcttatatttcaaaaatagtatCCAAGAAGGTGATATATAcaataaatctaaaaatatcaCCAACAAATAGTTCTTACAGACTTATCGTAGAAACAAAGAAGACAttgtttttttacaacaactatTGTAACCAAAATCCAAGACCAAAAAATTACGATTCAAAACCATTACTTTGAGTTTACTTCCTTCAAATCACTAGCACAAAGATTGAGAGATAAAGTAAATCTAACAGGTAATAATTCTTTCAATACGAAATTCAACTTCTAAACTATCAAAGAAACATAATTTGATACTAACTATTTTTTTGGATTGCGGACATCATTGGAACATTGCATGTTGTTGGACATGAAGAGAAAGTTTGTGTTGTTGACAAGCCTACAAAAACACTCATACTAGAATCATTGTAGATGAGGATAACTAGGAACCCAAGTCACCGCAACCAACAAAGTCCAACTCAAACGACGAAGgggatataaaataaaaatgtaaaatacatgaaGAAGCAAAGTATGGAGATGAGGATAATGACAAGGACAATGATGACAATCCATTatccaaacaaaaaatcaaGGTACAACAGAGCAATAAAAACATTCACATATCATCATTAGATGAAGTGACAATCAAGACAATAGTTACATCCTCTGACGAAGAGTTTGTCCTTCTACATAACTTAAAAAGATAATCAAAAAGAATAaaccaaatgaaaaaaaatcgaGGTCTGattaatccaaaaaaataaaaaataaaaataaaaatgaaaaacttaAGATCggaaataaaatatgaatgtattttcaactatttcactttaatcatttttagtttcagCAATAAAGTAATACATTTTATAACTCAATTGTATATACAATTGAGTGTAtctcttaatttcaattatcaaataaattacttcAACATTTAGCATATCCATCGAtttcaatattaatatattactttatttattcaagtCATTTGTCTAACTTCTcttctataaattatattagtgcaattatatatatatatatatatatattattgatatgaCTATTAAATTTTAGATCATTAGacaattaaaacataaaatttgatattaattttttttaaatctacttaaattaaataaatataaatatactcgCGTAACTTGCGAGTTAGCATCTAGTTTAATATTCTTTCTGAAATAGAAATCTAAACTCAATTAATGTGACGTTGTATTATCGATTGTGTAGTTTATAAGTCATGAATTAAATAAGTAATGTAGTTCGACTATAAAAGTTGATATAATtacaatattttgatattttatggaagaaaaaaaaacataactccactatattttatatgataatatatttatattctattttatatcaaaatttatatttcaataccATTACTCTTTTAGTATTTAAGTAGATCTACATGCAATCATTATTTATGTATGACTATATCTTTTACATGTGTAATACACagaaaaataatgtttgaagattgatattttcaaacatacaaaaaatttctttatGAAAATGTCacaatgaaattaataataataatttttgtatctGCTAAAATTTGGACGAACAAAATTCTTCAACAACTATTTCCAACGAATtacataataattaatgaaacaaaagatttaaaaaagtaaaataggtAACTAAGCCGACTATACTTTTGAAATGAAAATGTTAGTTTAAGATTGAAATcaattttatacaaatatttttttacattagtatttaataaatattcaatttcttCGATCCAATATCTCAAAAAATGACTGAATATGTATcactaataatatttatttgagaCAATTGTTTGCCCTTAAATATAAgatcattttttgaaatatatcttttattattgCTACGTAACTATTTTGAAATATCAAAAGTTAACATTGAATGTTTTTATATACAAAGAATAATTTAGTAATATTCCTATACAAATTATACTCCtatgtaacaaaatataagCATAGATTAAAGAAAATTCATGTATTAGTATCTggtataattttaaattaaatatattaattttttttacttgccAACTGTTTATTACgcaataacttttttatttattaaaattatacattaaTTATACTTAAGAATTCTTCTTAATAGAtgtgtgaaaaaaaaattattaaatacttaTTTATCTCACAATGAGTGTCGTCTGAggtttttctatatatattaagaaatataataattaaaataaaataaaaaatcattttacaaaactACTAATTTTGactattgatatatttttcattattattaatataaaatatattaatattttggacgTTATggatataataattattgaagagtatataaaagaaattaatcaaaattgtattaaaaattataaataaaattattttatttatttttattaaaataatattcaaaacattGCGTGAGACTTGGNNNNNNNNNNNNNNNNNNNNNNNNNNNNNNNNNNNNNNNNNNNNNNNNNNNNNNNNNNNNNNNNNNNNNNNNNNNNNNNNNNNNNNNNNNNNNNNNNNNNNNNNNNNNNNNNNNNNNNNNNAGTGCTTAGGAAAACATGTCATATGAAGTTAAGAATTCATGTTTGGGATGGTTTAAGAGATTGAAAGGCAATCAAAAGTCGTTTCTAATTCTTGTGTCATACGCCttcttttaatcaaatttaaggAAAATTGGGCAAATTAAGGAACCAATTCACGTGAATCTCCTAAATATATGCAAATAAGTCCAAAACTGTTGGTTCTGAAAAATTAGGATGGCTTCACTATTATCTTTCTTTGCAAGTTCTTTCAATCTATCACTAGTGAACAAACTGTTTCATCAGCCCTTTTGTTTCTTAACAACTTTATACTTTCTTTCAGGCATAATTAATGGCAttgagaaaagaaaatgatgtaataaattaatgatgtgataaaaaaagataaataaaaatataataaagtgtTGAATGCAGATCTGCAATGACATATCTAAGGAAAGGTATGCATCAGTACCGACCCCTCCCTTccttaaatattatatatatatatatatataaaacaatgtactaaaattgatttttatttataaaaatatatattctatgtATTGCAAAGATTACAAGAATATAGCTCAAAAGGAATGTCCATTGTAATTTTCAATGTgagaataattattttgtttttaattgtattttttaattaatttatgtgtaaaataaataagtttgtcATTTATTGTGAAacgaaaaaattaaaatattcaataatttctCGAGAGTAATATATGTGATCATATTCCGGCCCTCTGTGCAATATTTTCTAAATTCGTATCAAAATCAAGGatgtataatatattataattgtaagtacaaataattaattttacacttATTAAACCATCCACAATGGATAACACagttttttcatatttaaatgtCTTTCGTGTATAAACATTACTTAAAACTTAATCATTGAAAGTTGAAACTCTCTCACCCcacttttaaaaagaaaattatataagtCTCCCTAATAATTTCATGTcatctataaataattatatatcactaatttaaatatatttaaatattagttCAACTGACGAATAaaggtattattataatgaatACCATATATCGAATTCAAAATCAAGATTTTATAATTGCGTGTGAGTTTATCTATCATTTCATCTtctaacaaaagaaaaaatcattGTAGTGAACGTAAATTATACTATAGCAGTCTCTAAATATAGCACCTCTTGATATTTTCTTTGTCCATTTTTATCTAACTTATTTCTATTTTCAATTGCATTAGTTATTTTTTTCCGTATCTACCCCTAACTATGAAATAAGTACTACATATTATCATCAAGTAAAACAATTTAGATTTAAATGTCTTTAATTCttgtaattataatattattttttttattctcgtaaattttttgtttggtttacatacttaattacaaatatagttttaatttaaaatagttctttCTTCCAACTTCCGTTACAAAAACTGTAACACCGTTaaatctaaatataattaaaatataacttctTGAACCTAAAAATAAATCCCCAAcatgattaaattataatttttatcaacctaaaattaattcaaactaTTTCATTCTTCTTCcccaaaaaaaaatctaaaattaaccCCAAATATTTCAGTCTTATTTCTCCAAATGTTTTATTCCTCTTCCCAAAAAAACTACACCCCTATGTgaattagggttagggtttcaAATACAATATTAGTACAAAATTACGGatgtttgttttttctttcgattgactcacttcaattttatttgcaTAAATGGatagaaaaaatgaaattaatagaAGTTAGCGATTCAGAATTGGTTCAAAATGATTAACcaattgtttttgttatcaattaatttaattatgaatcATCAATTATCATATCAGATCATTTTCAATTACGACTAACATTCCCAATTTGATTTCTAATAGTTCTAGTTCCACCAAGAATTTGGTTAaagaattgaaaaatttggtCAACCAAGAAATTTCCAAAGCAGGTTTCACCTTGAAACGATTATTATATAaggtaaaaactaaaaaaaatctgaaccaacaatttcaaaataaatcacTGATATTATCTTAATATATTCGCTATCTTTGATAATATAATCCATATTGCCATCTTGCAATTAACTTGTTAGTGTTGATGCTCTAAACTCgaaccaacaatttcaaaagaaaCTATTTTGAAGTTGTTAATATTAGGGAAGAAGAATGGAACATTTGGAgttaattttatgttaaaaaatgttaatttaattatattgagGTTTATTTTTAGGTTAACAAAACACTACTAGAAAATTGCAATTTAGCTGCCGATTTTAGCGTCGGCTCCCGACTCCGACGCTACGTAGCGTCGGCATAGGCCTAGCCTACGCTAAGCTAATAAATgctgatttttaattttgttgacaAATAGCGTCGATGTGGCCGACGCTAAGTAAAATAAATCGGAcgctagtttatttatttatatttttattttaatatgtagcGTCAGAGTGGCCGACGCTAggttctttttaaattttttaatattatttgtaaaatcaGATTGTGCCCTTAGATCGTAAAATCAGATTGTGCCCTTCTTTTGTTTTGAACCCTTCTCCTAAGTTTTGAACCCTTCTCTCACTGTTTCTCATCGTTGCCGTCCCCCTCTCGAACGATCAGACTCGTCACCGTCCCTCTCTCAGACTCGTCACCGTCCCCTCTCGAACCCGTCGTCGTTCAGTGTCGTCACCGTCATCGAACCCCTCTCGAACCTGTCGCCGTTCAATGTCGTCATCGAACCCTTCTCGAACCGTCCCTCTCTCGAACCCGCGCTCTCATCGGTGGTCGCTGTCTCACTCTCAAGGTAGCCGTTCACGTTTTTTCCCAAGATTGGAATTTCTAGTTTGACGTTTTCTGTTATTTGTTTATGGTTTCAGATTTTTAGTTATGCTTTCTGATTTTTAGAACCAAGATTAGAAGTTCTGCTTTCTGATTTTAGTGATGATGTGGATGAATGTGTGATTTTTAGAACCAAGATTAGAAGTTATGCTTTCTGATTTTTAGTGATGATGTGGATGAATGTGTGATTTTTAGAACCAAGATTAGAAATTCTGTTTTTGTGTGCTTTCTGTGTTTTGTGGCTTTTGTTTGGCTTTGATGGTCTGATTAATGTGTGGCTATGCCCAATTTTTTTTGATTAATGGTCTGATTAATGATGGTCTGATGTATGGTCTGATACTGGTTTCTGTAGTGCAAAATGAATGAATGACAGTAGCAGGTTTGGTTACTTGATAGCTAGCATTGGTTTCTgttttcaatatgaaaaatgAAACACCTTTTCTATACATGGGACAGAGGATACcttctttcttattttatatCACCAAACTGTATGTGATGAGAGAACTCAATTATCAAACCTAGCTAGAATCTAATTCTCTCAAATAAAGTCCTTAATTAAATCTGTCTCacttaacataatatttaaggCTATAATaaaagtgtttgaattttgtgtaGCAGGCTATTTTTAGTACAGATGCGGTGCCTAGTTGGGATAATATTGTTATTGCATATGAACCTGTATGGGCCATTGGAACTGGCAAAGTAGCCTCTCCCGAGCAAGCTCAGGAAGTACATGTGGCTCTCCGTGATTGGCTTAAGAATAATGTCTCAGCTGAAGTCGCATCtaaaacacaaataatttatggaggtaaatattttattttaattttagttgtaTTTACACTTGTCATGAAAATTTAAGATGGTGTATAATAAATTTGCACACATTTTATTCAATGTCATGCACTCTCGTGCTGAGAAAACAACTTCTTTGCCATTGCTCCCATTATTTTTCTGTCAATCCATTCCTAAGATGCGTTATTTATGTACCACGTGAGTTCATTCTTCATTCTGCTAGGTTCATTTATGGAGCATGAATGTAATGGAACAATAGATTAACCAAAGGAAAAGTGTATCGTTTCTATCAATTAACTGCCTGGCATTTGTTGATAGGCTATATACTTGATAGCTTTAAACTTGTACATGTATAAATCTCTCATTGATATTAGATTAGCCGATTGCAGaaagtttatttaaattgaGTATATTTGCAACTATGAGTGGATAtagtttcttttgaattttttaatagtaattttttCTATCACAGCAGTGTTCCAATTTGATATATTAACATTACAATAAAATGTTTTTAGGATCTGTAAATGGGGGCAATAGTGCTGAGCTTGCAAAGAAAGAAGACATTGATGGATTTCTTGTTGGAGGTGCTTCATTAAAGGTACATggtttcttcaaaaaaaatttgaccTTAGTGGCCATACCATTAATGTATCACTTACAAGTTGATCTTGTCGAGATGCAGGGTCCTGAATTTGCCACCATTGTCAATTCAGTCACATCCAAGAAAGTCGCAGCTTGATTACTTATTGTGGTTTTTGCAATATGAGAGCATTAACGAATATGACAGTAATGACATTATGTGTCCTGTTATAATAGTGTGGTCATCAATCATCATAATCCCAATGTCACTAGCAACTTAGCACGATGGGTAGCAGTAAGCAAACTGCAGGCCTCAGCTCTAATTTCAGGTCAGTTACTTTCAATTCAAGACGCCtatctaaatatattttctcatttttcttaatactttgtttttttgttgtgtATACTAATATCTCAAAAAATTAGTGCAACATGACTAACCATGTGTCCAATATGAAACTTATTTATAATAGTGACAAGAAATCACTAAtgaccaaaaacaaaattaagaaatcACTAATTGACATATCTTAAATAATTTGGCTATCAACTAATTTAGTTTATACAACTTATCTTTTGCAAATTTAAAATGATGATGAGTTTTAAGGGCCTAATTGCTTGAGTAAGCCCATTTAAGGGTCATTTTGCCTGATC
It includes:
- the LOC101497316 gene encoding triosephosphate isomerase, chloroplastic-like; the protein is MEVESFEPFSHCFSSLPSPSRTIRLVTVPLSDSSPSPLEPVVVQCRHRHRTPLEPVAVQCRHRTLLEPSLSRTRALIGGRCLTLKAIFSTDAVPSWDNIVIAYEPVWAIGTGKVASPEQAQEVHVALRDWLKNNVSAEVASKTQIIYGGSVNGGNSAELAKKEDIDGFLVGGASLKGPEFATIVNSVTSKKVAA